Proteins encoded in a region of the Triticum dicoccoides isolate Atlit2015 ecotype Zavitan chromosome 3A, WEW_v2.0, whole genome shotgun sequence genome:
- the LOC119267060 gene encoding uncharacterized protein LOC119267060, translated as MDNTQFAMIEELASLIKDNLYSKHLVLSTEEILVTLLQHSYLDDDDEHDRATTETSRGAAGNTIELQPTSSYNRLLLHRLADIYGFAHESVGEGEDRHLVLQRCPETAIPPVLVSDVLWNYDDGDGPSASLMLARNETDLQKIYEPENVQDAISLESLHLKTDTPVSKPLPQLVPPSAASLKEREAAYRAARERIFSSHEAKGNDTPAAKSRHVPAVAQRMIAHALGKRVEDPTERAALEKIKGKELVNGRTSPTSKEAGKHNSSSPGGGPCRNPSARSRPTPTVSAETLKKEQTGAAKRMFAHALRLPGVEMPNGAARKPK; from the exons ATGGACAACACCCAATTCGCCATG ATTGAGGAGCTGGCCTCGCTCATCAAGGACAACCTCTACAGCAAGcacctcgtcctctccaccgaggaGATCCTCGTCACCCTCCTACAGCACAGCTACCTCGATGACGACGATGAACACGACCGCGCCACAACTGAAACAAGTCGCGGGGCAGCTGGGAATACCATAGAGCTCCAGCCCACCAGCTCCTACAATCGCCTCCTTTTGCATCGTCTCGCCGACATATATGG GTTTGCTCACGAATCTGTTGGCGAGGGTGAGGATCGGCATTTGGTTCTCCAGCGCTGCCCTGAGACAGCCAT CCCTCCCGTCCTTGTCAGCGATGTGTTGTGGAATTATGACGACGGTGATGGTCCTTCAGCCTCTCTCATGCTAGCGAGAAATGAGACAG ATCTTCAGAAAATTTATGAGCCAGAAAATGTCCAAGACGCTATTTCTCTTGAAAGCTTGCATCTGAAAACTGATACACCAGTTTCGAAGCCATTGCCGCAGTTGGTGCCACCTTCAGCAGCATCGCTTAAGGAGAGGGAAGCTGCTTATCGGGCTGCTCGTGAGCGAATCTTCTCTTCACATGAAGCCAAGGGAAACGACACACCAGCAGCAAAATCTAGGCATGTTCCTGCTGTTGCTCAACGGATGATCGCACACGCACTTGGTAAGAGAGTTGAAGATCCAACAGAGAGAGCTGCCTTGGAGAAAATCAAAGGGAAGGAACTGGTAAATGGACGAACTAGTCCCACGAGTAAAGAAGCAGGGAAACACAACTCAAGCTCACCTGGTGGTGGTCCGTGTCGGAACCCATCTGCTCGAAGCCGTCCTACACCTACTGTTAGCGCCGAGACGCTCAAGAAAGAACAGACTGGAGCGGCTAAAAGGATGTTTGCACATGCGTTGCGGCTCCCTGGTGTTGAGATGCCCAATGGCGCGGCCCGAAAACCCAAGTAA
- the LOC119271193 gene encoding uncharacterized protein LOC119271193 produces MSMSKIILLLLLLAPLRMAAASPDCAPGREPGMEASFACSQMWLLKAEQDLCVRIMAWGGVDMSVSHKEEETGYVSLAAWFAVESFEVTRIAARNQLNHNTSLSGEERRAYEGCMKDYALAGRSITRVADEMLPSCRITGLSGEYNRALNSIVSCMNRLSALARVNTPLYPMVLADQDKAVLAYHLATLIGVV; encoded by the coding sequence ATGAGTATGTCAAAGAtcattctcctcctcctcctcctggcaccCCTTCGCATGGCCGCCGCAAGCCCGGATTGTGCCCCCGGCCGGGAGCCGGGCATGGAGGCGTCTTTTGCCTGTAGCCAGATGTGGCTGTTGAAGGCCGAACAAGATCTCTGCGTCCGCATCATGGCCTGGGGCGGCGTCGACATGTCCGTGTCGCACAAGGAGGAGGAAACCGGGTACGTGAGCCTTGCTGCGTGGTTCGCCGTGGAATCCTTTGAAGTCACGCGGATCGCCGCGAGGAACCAGCTCAACCATAACACATCGCTCTCCGGAGAGGAGAGGCGCGCCTACGAGGGGTGCATGAAGGACTACGCGCTAGCGGGCAGATCCATCACCCGCGTCGCCGACGAGATGCTACCCAGCTGCCGCATCACGGGCCTCAGCGGCGAGTACAACCGTGCGCTAAATAGCATAGTTAGTTGTATGAATCGGCTGTCGGCGCTGGCTCGGGTGAACACGCCGTTGTACCCCATGGTGTTGGCCGACCAGGACAAAGCAGTGCTGGCGTACCATCTTGCTACTTTGATTGGTGTAGTGTGA